CGAAGAAGGCATAGAAAAAGCATTTCCTGAATATGAGCTCTTTTTTCTGCGGGAGAGGATCAAGAAATTCGAGACACGGGAAACCGAGCTTTCAGGCGCGGAAGTAAAGGAAGAGACCGGAATCGCCCTGAGGGCGATAAAAGACGGCAAAATGGTCTTCTCCTACACCTTTGACGCCGGCAGCCGGGCAGTCGCCTCCCTTGTCGAAAATGCCGAGCTGGTGCTGCCTTTCCTGGAGGTCGATAAAGACAAGGTCTTTCCCGAGGGCGCCTCCACCTATCCCGAGCTCGATATATGGGATGAAGAGGGTCTTCGTGCGGATGACCGGCAGAAGACCTCCCTCCTGGCCGATATGGAACAAACCATCCTCGACTATGATTCCCGCATCAAAGCTACGAGGAGTTGTGAGCTTCAGGAGACGAGAATCGAAGCCACAATCCTCAATTCAAGAGGACTTCGGGCAGATGCGAGGAAAACCCTCTATACCTTGAGCGCCATGTGCGTTGCCCGCGAGGCGGATGAGGCATCTTGGTTCAGCTGGATCTGGGCGGATAAATTATCCGGTCTTGATGGAAAAGGCCTTGGCGAGGAAACGGCGCGAACCGCCGTCTCCCTCCTCTCGAGCACCCAGCTCGACACCGGGGTTTACGACGGGGTCCTTACTCCCCAGGCGGCATGCGACCTTCTCGAAATCCTCGCAGAATCTTTTCTGGCCGAGAATCTCCATAAAGGCAAGACCCGTCTTGCCGGAAAAACGGGGCAGAAATGCTTTTCCCCTCTCCTTTCGATCACCGATTCGGGGCTCGCCGGAATCGACAGCTTTCCCTTCGATGGGGAGGGGGTTGCCTCCCGGGCAAACCAAGTGGTCAAGGGAGGTGTTTTTGAAACCTTCCTTTATGATGCCTATTACGGTCGTAAGCTCGGCAACGCCTCCACGGGAAATGCGGTAAGGCCCGGCATCAAGGGACCTCCTTCGTGCGGCCCGAGGGGTCTTTTTATAGAAAAGGGAGAGCTCGATCTCACCTCGGACGGATTGGACGGCATCCTTATCGTGGAGCTCATGGGCGCCCACACGGCAAACCCCATTACCGGGGATTTTTCCCTCGGCGCCACGGGCTTCCTGAAGAAAAAGGGAACCATATCGCCCTTTACGGGGGTTATCTTCTCCGGGAACCTTTTCGAGATACTGGAGGACATAAAAGGGGTAGGCAGGGATCTCAGGTTTTACGGGTCTCACGGCTCCCCCTCACTTTACGTGGAGGGCCTGAAGATAAGCGGCAGATGATGACTGACTGTTTCAATGGGGGGGCGCAAATCTGCATATCCGGTAAAGCCCCGGCTCCCCTTATTTCCCGGCCCCTACACGGGAGGCGACTATCCCGGCTGCGACCGCGATGCCCTGCCGGTTCCAATGGGAGTCGTCTTTCCAGAAAGTAAACCGGTCCTTTTTGAGGAGTTCCGCCGAATCGGCGACAAGGGGAGCCGTGAGATCGGTGCAGGGGATTTTCAGGCGCGCGCCGAGGGCCTTCACCGCTTCCCATTGCGCATCAGGCAGCGGGTTTCCCTTGCCCGAATCGAGAAAATCATAGTAGACCCTGAATTTTGTGGGAATAAAAAAGATGTGGTCTATCCGGCCGCTCACGCCTGCGAGGGCCTGCACCCCCCTTTCGGGAAAATTATAAGACTGCCTTTCGGTGGCGTGTACATACTCGTTGAAATCGCCTATCTTATGGCCCTTTACGGTAAGCACGGTCGACGTGAAAGGCTTCTTTTTCCGGGAGGCCGCGAGACTGAAGGTGTAGCGGTAGAGAGTCGTCTCCTTGAAAAATGACCGGTAGGTGGCGAAGAGTGCTTTGATAAAATTCTTCTTTACCACGAAGTGCTTTCGGGAGTAGGACTCGGGGAAATCATTGCCCTCGAAAAGAAAAAGAAGGACCCTGAAGTCATCCCTCGATTTTCTCTCCAGGTAGCGAATAAACCGGACGTATTCCGGGATGCCTCCGGGATAGGCCAATGTATAGGCATCTATACCGTACCCGTCTTTTAACTGGCTCGCCAGCATATCTTCCTGGCTGCATCCGTTCGCCACTACGAAGGAATCCCCGACCAGCACATACTTCTGTCCTTTGTAGGCTGCCTCGTTCCTGAACCCGAGGGAATCGGTCCGGAATCTCACTGTCCGCGGCTCCGCCTCCAGGCCCTTCGCGCCCCCCACGGCATAGACGTCGCCGAAAGGCTCTTTCAAGGTGACGTCCACGTTCTTTCGGTACGTGTCCGCCTGGAGGTCGCTGTTATAGACACCAAACCTCTCATGCTCGCGATAATAGATACGATCGTCGATCCCCACAAGCCCTACGAGAAAATTTAACAGCAAGGTGGCGCCGAGGAGAGCGCAGGAGAGGATGAGAGAGTTTCTCCAGTCTATGAACAAATAAGCCATGAAGGCGACAAAGAGGAGGGCGTAAAGCACGGCATTCGCCAAAAACCCATAGAAGAGCAGGGCATGATAGGTGAGGAGCAGCGGGATCAGGGCGGCCAAAAACCTTCGGAATAGAGTAGGGACAGGAATTTTCATATCACCCCCATCACCCTCGGGAAATGAGCGATTATCATGAAGAAGGATACCAGAACGC
The window above is part of the Syntrophorhabdaceae bacterium genome. Proteins encoded here:
- a CDS encoding metallopeptidase TldD-related protein — its product is EEGIEKAFPEYELFFLRERIKKFETRETELSGAEVKEETGIALRAIKDGKMVFSYTFDAGSRAVASLVENAELVLPFLEVDKDKVFPEGASTYPELDIWDEEGLRADDRQKTSLLADMEQTILDYDSRIKATRSCELQETRIEATILNSRGLRADARKTLYTLSAMCVAREADEASWFSWIWADKLSGLDGKGLGEETARTAVSLLSSTQLDTGVYDGVLTPQAACDLLEILAESFLAENLHKGKTRLAGKTGQKCFSPLLSITDSGLAGIDSFPFDGEGVASRANQVVKGGVFETFLYDAYYGRKLGNASTGNAVRPGIKGPPSCGPRGLFIEKGELDLTSDGLDGILIVELMGAHTANPITGDFSLGATGFLKKKGTISPFTGVIFSGNLFEILEDIKGVGRDLRFYGSHGSPSLYVEGLKISGR